The Solanum lycopersicum chromosome 2, SLM_r2.1 DNA window AActcaatttatacaattctattgtataaaacgagagagacgagcgagaatATGAGAGAGAGAGGGACTGACAAACAGTTTACTATGgaatacaaataaatcaaatgatagctactatatttattaatttgtcattttatagaattatctcaatttttttatattcttaaattttgtgttaAGTTAAATTAGGTGgagtaaatttttaaaattagaaatataaggGCAAGGGGAAATTAAACGTTACCAATTAGATGAATCCAATTTTTAccaataacataaaaattgagATTACTAATTAACAAACTAAACGAACAACACAACACAGTGTTTCTCTGGTCTCTCCTATTACCTGTTGGGTTAGGGAGTTAGGATTTcggtaattgaattattttattctaaatccaACTTGaagaatatatacataatataaatttgttgTCCGGGAATTGATTCATCAAATATACTATGAATACGAGAAGAAGATCTTTCCGTGAGCAGCCGCAGCCACCACCGGCAGCTATGGCGCAATTCGACTGGCGGAGCAGCATGAGCAATCGCGAATTATGATTTATTGGTGtttgtttctctttttcattttctataatttatgttttttattagtGTAATAATGACAAAAGTTAAAAGCCATATTATTAATCATCTTCATTACTCTGACTTTTTATTCttagaaatttattatattaaatgtaaaatataattttttaacattttgtgTTTAAGCcaaacaaaactaaaagaaatcaaaattttgtatgtgttattttcttaaatctTTTTTTGGTAGTTAATTCTCACTTTTATtctcttttatcttatttttaagttttacattttttctcAATATAAGTTGTCCCAAAAATAATTGGATATCTAAACCTAAAGtataatgatagtaataataattatgaaatttaactaattaagattattaaacttttctttatttaaaatttaattattaaaaagttattaatacaaatattaaattaatctaatattgtacaataaaaataataaaaacatgtgATGATTGGGTCATGACGAGGACAAGTAATAGCAATTGTGgataatgatttataatattgttGGCTAACTATATAGTCATGAATACTAACAATTAATAGCAATTCGAGTAATACATTGTTGAAAAGTCATActaagaatataatttaaaaaattataaataagcaTAAAAGAGTGATTAGATTTCaagtttacataaatatatataaattatactaagaaaatctcaaataaaaaaagaaaaaaatgatctcAAGTTTACATTTAAGTAGTTCTAATATTACCCAATTCTTATTACCTTCGCTTTTtctctaaaaaatttatttttaatatttaacttttcgaagttcacatatattgattccttaataaattcatatttaatctaaatatttttcatagcttctcttctataaaattatgtgattaacaaagtctttttattaaacttattattcataatatgtaattttattttaatccttTTCATGACCGCGCGAAGCGAGGCTAAGTATAGTCTATATAATTAGTGCTGTTAAAAGTATATCATTCCCAATCCAACTAGGACTAGGTTCGAGAATATACACTATATATACACCCCTCCATTAGACGCCCTTACTAAATATTGGTTTATAATTAGTACTGTTGTTAAAAGTATATAGGTTCGAGAATATACCCTTTATATATACCCATCCATCCTATACCAAGTACTTTAATTTGCCATACCAAGGTTGTTTCAGTATCTCCCTCTGATGAGTTCACACATCCAGAATGAAGCCGGGGCTTCAGCACCAGCGGCACAGGCTTCAATAGAAGCACTGCCAATTGTTAAAATTATAGAAGAGGAAAGTGAATGTGCAATTTGCTTGTTGGAGTTTCAAGTTGAGGAGAAAGCTAAAAAGATGCCATGTAAACATCATTATCATTCGAATTGCATTAACCGGTGGTTGGAGATACACGGTTCCTGTCCTGTTTGCAGGTACAAGATGCCTGTGGCTGCCGGAACAAGACATACCCTGATAGAGAGTATTACAAGTGTTGGTGGTAGTATTAATGAGTCGGATGAACAAACAGATATATACACTGAGAGCATCTTAGGTTGTGTTTTTTATTCTGTTTATGTTGGTTCACTGTTTATGCTATCTAGTTAATACGAGAGTGGATACATTAATGATTTTTTCCTCgtttacccaaaaaaaaaaaatagaagatatTTTTCTCAATAGACTTGTCTTTTTCAAGTTTACACGGAATTTTTACTAGACAATCAACTGACTACATACAAATGTTCTTGCCTGCCCACGTAATATATTTAACAAACTcaagtaataaaataaagttgataTCTCAAAAGATACACTCAAGTTATTAAACTTTGCTTTGTATCAATAAACTTAGGCCTTTAACACATAACAAAGCGGTCCTTCACAAAAGCCATCTAAATTGTTAAAGAGGCTTGCTGTAAGGCTCAATCAGAGGTACTTTTTGTTTTGGGGGGGACTTTAACCCACAGGCAAAAACATCAAGAGAGTAAGTgacataagaagaaaaacatactAGCACTATGACAGTAGTAGTAATATAACCAACGAAGAATTATATAAGGCACACAAGGACAAACGCTGCCCATCCTTATAACTCAAGGATATGTATGTTCAATGACATATTTTAAGTAGCACAAAAGCACATTGACAATCAGCTAAACGACTCAGAGTCTACCCCAGTTGGGCAGAAAATATCATCTTCAGGATTAAGCAATTTACAGAATGCAAAAACGTGCTAAGCAGTTTAGGACATCAGttgtaacgattcaaaaaaaaaagagaattatgtaaataagaataaataggtatttaagggcataattgtcctttcacgttttaaatgaataaataaataaataaataaaacagatttgtatttatttattttaatgttatttgactaattcttgaattagtctcctaatccaattagtcctctctctctcacgcttctaaactccctctctcacgttctccatcttcctcacattatttctgccaaaatatcaataattttcatgcttgaagaactcacaaaaaaaattttttaagcaaaagaaaaagtaatcaaaacgtcaaggctaagagaggtatactttgaagtgaattgggagtggtttggaggagttttccgggcagcaacattaaagtttgaacatcgattaaggtatgagtttctctcatggaattctttctccaagagtactttctttcggacgtttcttaaactcttgaaactaaggttgttccccttcgtatgtccttgtccttagctccctaatgaatttgtaggatgggtatgttgtgctgctagatttttgcatgaatgatgtgtttaaattaaatatgagtgTGTTTATGTGCGGGAAATCGCGATAATGATCATCAGAATATGACCGGAAAAAGTTGATGTATGGGTGTGTATAGGGCAGTGTTTTAGGCATTGTTTTGGGTatataagttgtttatttatcatgtattttatgtgtgaaatgggtgtgcaatgtgatgttcattttgatgaagcatagtgaagtgaatgaaccatgaaatctccctaagaactaatgtgaaacttgatgaaaaagtgcagaaaaaatagtggaataaatttccaaaaacatagaaataggtttaaaaagaatctggaaatttttggatgtcaaagaattaaaaaaaaaaatagaggggctgtgggggttcgaacccaccacctcacagcctcctcttcagcgaaaatgagaggaaaaataagggggctgtgggggttcgaacccacaacctccctattcaagcgaatttaattaaaaataataataatagtaaattaaaattctaattaaagttggaaaattaattctcttatgtaaacattgagatttaatttagaattttaattaaaaatagaatattaattcttttatgtaaatattgagatttaaattggaattctaattaaattagaaaattattctttcatgtaaatgattgaaatttaatttagaattctaattaaaatagaaaatttattatttcacgaaaatgttgagacttaacttagagttctaaatttatgaatattagaacaaaaatcaatgaaaaatataaatgatatccaaataattcaaaatttgggttctcgtgtccaaacctccgtattgatacataagtcatacgtgagtgaaatattcaagaataatgtcatctacgtagatcaaaaatcaaagatcttggcatatatacaagatacataagtcttgtaatacataatcttagaaaaacaagaattcacttaacgaactataaatgaagcctcatggcttgtatgtatagatatataagtttaacatacgttcaagaataagtgaacctaagatatacgtaatgaaatgaagaatgtggtgacaatcatgatgtgaggttaatgcgtatgatgagagcaatcttaaatgagcttaagtaaatgttaccgatacatactcaccaatgagagtgtaagataatgaagagaccagtctctatgaatactctaataaaaatattgagtttaaaacacttaatactaatgatgagatgagaaatcatctattgagctatgatgtcttcatactagaagcaaacttctatgatgtatgagttgcatgtaatggaactttataccgagcaccgataggctagctatgagtggtgatgccttctttcgggaagggcggaggttcacgtaattctcatgagatgagactgtccggcttgccgggtatgggtctccacacatctcctagtctttgaacctatattgccactatagggatctggcggggttaaattcccatatacgctagcatgttatttgaatcgctttggccgatgattccacctcttttcggtgtggggaagacactggatttcatgatgctcacatgatctatgtcggttaaagttaaagttcccaatgaatgaatgaggccagcctcaaatgaatcatataaagaaatgaatgataccgaaggtgttaggataggataatcaagaggtgagctagattcaggtaatgacattaggtcattcctgatcattgcacagcaaacccgatgaaagtcttaaactacatcctaggtatagctggtgttcgcactggcctatgaatgaattgaaatgaaatacgaatgaatgagtgaagcagactctgtgtttgctaaagaaggctccctagttgaggtcccatatgttgagccctcattttggaaagtcttaaagttaagtctatgataataaggtctcatggtatacgaatgaataatatgaaagaaagtatgtgttatatgttatgtgttatatgaatatgttatgttttgtgtgctatacgataattataatgatgcatgtcactctcatggcataactttcccaatctcaatttggcaagtccactgacttgacttccaaaaatcatgttgttaggaaagagctattcttcctcatgcatgtccctggtgtgtacttgcatatactcatacttagtacaagtgtgtactaattccatacgaacatctatttttaggtgcaggcacaggtggacgctagagctacaggttcgttgttgcagctatccggacatcagtattcatccggagtttggtaggtcctcatgctttcgaggatgctactgttttacattctagcgtagttttagagttgagctagcggaacatgttccactagcgtttctttcctgttttggttcaaactttgtattggtgctattttggccgatatacaattaatacttaatgaattatttctttcagttgcttatctcttaaatgttagatggttgatgatgaacgattacgaaatgttaagaatgttcagcaagtatgattaaagaatcaaaaatttcaaattttccgctaaaattaatctatgtaaagtaagaatgacgtaagcaggcttgtctgcgacctctgagaggtcaacgacgccggtctcgtctggggtctagattccggtcgtgacatcAGTTACacaaaaaactgaaaaaaagaCTAAACAATTGAGCAAAACTTCCCATTACGAGAACATCAATAGCAACTACATACCCGGTGCAATCCCACAAATGGGGTATGGGAAGGGTAGGATATACGCAAACCCTATCTTTATGGAGCAGAGAGGCTGTTTCCAATTGTCCATTGGCTCAGAACATCAATTATGaacatggaaaatgttttcattCCTAACTGTAGCAGTGGAAGGACCTAGGGAATTCAAGCAACTTCAATACATGATCCTCTAATATGAAAATTCTTTATACAGCTCGAGAAAGTACTACACAGTGAAGTCTGATTGCTGAACATGTGACTATTCCTTTGAACCTAATTTGCACAATGCAGTcataaaactaaagaaaataacaactAACAAATGTTCGCAAGAAGAGATATAGAGTACTCCAGAAAGAGAACACTAAAGCCTAAACTGATCCTATAAGACGTGGTCAACGAGAATTAACCATGGAGAACACACATAACAGTAAAACATTAATATCAACAAGATCAAATTGCAAAAAAGACATCTTGTGTGGCCGAAATAGTACTTGAATAATTTTTAGGAACGGGGTACACTATTATGGTAGCCAAAATGGCAGATTCCCCTGCTACATTATAATAAGGGTTCctgttctttgtaatatatatatatatatatatatatatatatatatataaaagcttATAAAAGGGTCTAGTACTTTTCAGAGAAGATTACCAGCCAAAGGCATCATCTGATTATTACAGCATCCAAAATATGcttcctataattatttcttaaactttCCAGTCTTCCTTGGTCCAGGAATTTCCATTGTACCTATAGAGCAACCACATCTGCCTCGATACACAAGAATGGCTCTACCATTAGGCGGAGCCATTCTCTTAAGCTCACCTTCCAATTCTTGATGGTAATCTCTAGGTAACTTGAATATCCCCTTTTTAACTCCTCCAATTTTAGGAGGAGTCAAATTTGACTTCTTAAGACTGTCTTCTGTCTCTAGCTGTATATCAAATTCAGCAGCTTTCTTAAGCCGACGACAACCTGGTCTCCCACATCCTCTCCCTGTTGTACAAATAGTCACTGCCAAAAGAGCAATCACAGCAAAAAAAATGCTAAGCCCTAGACAGATAAACACCATCGGAGCGCGCAAAAATTCCTCTTTCACCACATCAGAAACTTCTTCGAAAAATTCAATCAGTATATGCACCACAAGATTTATGTAAGGATACAACAAAACCCCAGAAGCACCAACCACGGCAATGAAAATCACTACATCAATGATAGCAGAGTGAGACTGTTCACAATCACTTG harbors:
- the LOC101244340 gene encoding uncharacterized protein At5g19025, translating into MPPSDCEQSHSAIIDVVIFIAVVGASGVLLYPYINLVVHILIEFFEEVSDVVKEEFLRAPMVFICLGLSIFFAVIALLAVTICTTGRGCGRPGCRRLKKAAEFDIQLETEDSLKKSNLTPPKIGGVKKGIFKLPRDYHQELEGELKRMAPPNGRAILVYRGRCGCSIGTMEIPGPRKTGKFKK
- the LOC112940886 gene encoding E3 ubiquitin-protein ligase MPSR1-like, whose product is MSSHIQNEAGASAPAAQASIEALPIVKIIEEESECAICLLEFQVEEKAKKMPCKHHYHSNCINRWLEIHGSCPVCRYKMPVAAGTRHTLIESITSVGGSINESDEQTDIYTESILGCVFYSVYVGSLFMLSS